From the genome of Plasmodium malariae genome assembly, chromosome: 9, one region includes:
- the PmUG01_09027600 gene encoding insulinase, putative produces the protein MQHNYRRINYIQLEHELSVEEYYSADSGLRIILSKIKSPKIYGYFTVLTEAENDEGLPHTLEHLIFLGSHKYPYKGLLDFLAYKCLSEGTNAWTSVDHTCYTIETFGIEGFSNILPIYLDFILSPTLEEDMFLSEVHHIYENGTHNGVVYSEMKSVENNCENIVERTVITNLYTNEKSGYRYETGGTLEGLRKTNNKRVKEYFKKFYRLNNFAIIIFGNFDNDCILNIIYNYEQYHLELYPNQKRKKKENYQDNMQQDYKECVDMFVQDMQSVSRPWNDEANIEKRNNSKIIKKYYPCNNLNNGQVTIAWRGCKWNDFKTKLSISLLGNYLTDLTTSPLSKRLLEDKENTYCSSLDFSLEDLKANYFTVDIYDVSYKFKARGQAEKTGQLEKLNDNPIDSLADHPTDKTANPTDKIANPTDQTANPIDCNPLAEKPQTVKMNLVGDITRSCLEEVYDHPMNMDRLRNIIIRSYLQHLRDLETSPQYLLNEFLIKYFIYGRNIEDLENCLNLKKIYIGLLNENECYWKEILKKFFIDNHYVEVRCYPSYKKAKKIELFEKKLVESEQKKYGMEKLNNMVKHIRKIKESMEKKPPKSLLNIVKSASPKNVFIDGITVFRNFKSVERELEEEISKEGSTNELCDTKNYMDGANGAHASEEGLPHVNGINVSDDVAGLLQSIENDLKRVIFPIQLSYIQSNFVSINVLINSNNIDEELKKYIPLLSYLLFETDVQVNNRSVKCELFMEELIRNTINYDCNYGLGGNAKNFKSGNLGNILCIQIVGLLQNYEKLFDLLFLSVFKMNITLERLELILKSAYQNLLQKKIKPKTLVVNLEYALRYMKNSNSGIVSIGQQELILQLIENKKNLDELYNKLNTLKTQLFHLKNFALVIDGNFSKIKNIFAWYDKWFSIHKEGSYTVNDPIVDLCFGEAETKRLGEIKGLDEPKAEDKTYETDETNEADKSDCRNSCNYLEIATNYDENNPPCASLYEETSNVSSVNHVSTSTGEGSKDDKDCNIRSNEDRKINNDGGQCNDGNTGKNEGILVGGVSKPKGECKYVCLGPSVHRSLKKYLDAEFEKEDKNFMHNIIKNDAYNGIVCGIKSTDVSYLKLTVKAPSGYGNKDYCALLILREFFSMTEGPLYSSIRGGGFAYECALEFNCILGELSLRIYRSSDIICALKEALKIFEYYCTNEMKEDELSIAKCSAYYTIFNNQETVLDRASQTIFLSLKNLSLNFYENLLAQIENITTKNLLEICQKYLSRIVNFKMDEHNALIGSTLCIICCSEKTDEIQNSLKTDIKFGQICNLNVGQLFHFFKHYDLVSCLKVSSYKTNGEDPGESSDANRDTHDDDRGNEDGESEDGEDVTEDSSSSCKSSIYLDDDSYPGYSDY, from the coding sequence ATGCAGCACAACTACAGGCGAATAAATTACATACAGCTTGAGCATGAGCTGAGTGTAGAGGAGTACTACTCAGCAGATTCAGGGCTAAGGATAATTttgagtaaaataaaaagcccGAAGATATATGGCTATTTCACAGTATTAACAGAAGCAGAAAATGATGAAGGGTTACCACATACACTAGagcatttaatttttctggGTAGTCACAAATATCCGTACAAAGGTTTACTAGACTTTTTAGCTTACAAGTGTTTATCAGAGGGAACAAATGCATGGACATCTGTGGATCATACCTGTTATACAATAGAAACATTTGGTATAGAAGGTTTTAGTAATATATTGCCAATCTATTTAGATTTTATATTAAGTCCAACTTTAGAAGAGGATATGTTTTTATCAGAAGTtcatcatatatatgaaaatggTACACATAATGGTGTTGTATACTCTGAAATGAAATCAGTTGAAAACAATTGTGAAAATATAGTAGAGAGGACAGTAATAACTAATTTATATACTAATGAGAAAAGCGGGTATAGGTATGAGACAGGGGGTACATTAGAAGGTTTAAGAAAAACTAATAATAAGAGagtaaaagaatattttaaaaaattttacagactaaataattttgcaataataatttttggtAATTTTGATAATGActgtattttaaatataatatataattatgaacaatatcatttagaattatatccaaatcaaaaaagaaaaaaaaaagagaattatCAAGATAATATGCAACAGGATTATAAAGAATGTGTAGATATGTTCGTTCAAGATATGCAGAGTGTGTCAAGACCATGGAATGATGAAGctaatattgaaaaaaggaataactcaaaaataataaaaaaatattacccatgtaataatttaaataatggaCAAGTTACTATCGCATGGAGAGGATGTAAATGGAATGATTTTAAAACGAAACTGTCCATTTCTCTTTTAGGTAATTATTTAACCGATCTGACCACCTCACCCCTTAGTAAGAGGCTCCTAGAGGATAAGGAAAACACGTATTGCAGCAGTTTGGACTTTTCCCTCGAGGATTTGAAGGCCAATTACTTCACCGTGGATATATATGACGTTTCCTACAAGTTTAAGGCGCGCGGGCAGGCGGAGAAGACGGGTCAATTGGAAAAGCTAAATGATAATCCTATTGATTCCCTCGCAGATCATCCCACTGATAAAACCGCCAACCCTACTGATAAAATTGCCAACCCCACTGATCAAACCGCCAACCCCATTGATTGTAACCCTCTTGCAGAAAAACCGCAAACTGTTAAGATGAACCTGGTGGGTGATATAACGAGGAGCTGCTTGGAGGAAGTGTACGATCACCCAATGAACATGGACAGACTTCGAAACATCATCATCAGATCGTACTTGCAGCACTTGAGGGATCTAGAAACATCCCCACAGTATTTGCTAAACgaatttttgataaaatattttatttatggtAGGAACATAGAGGATTTGGAAAACTGcttaaatttgaaaaaaatttatatcgGTTTGTTAAATGAGAATGAATGTTATTGGaaggaaattttaaaaaaattttttattgacAATCACTACGTAGAGGTAAGATGTTACCCTAGTTATAAAAAAGCAAAGAAAATTGAATTGttcgaaaaaaaattggtaGAAAGTGAgcagaaaaaatatggaatggaaaaattaaataatatggtGAAAcatataaggaaaataaaggAAAGCATGGAAAAGAAACCGCCCAAAAGTTTGCTAAACATTGTGAAGTCCGCCAGTCCTAAAAATGTGTTTATCGATGGAATTACAGTTTTTAGAAATTTCAAGTCGGTGGAAAGGGAATTGGAAGAGGAGATATCAAAAGAGGGGTCCACCAATGAACTGTGTGATACCAAGAATTACATGGATGGAGCAAATGGAGCGCATGCCTCGGAAGAGGGGCTTCCCCATGTAAACGGGATAAATGTATCTGACGATGTTGCTGGTCTTTTGCAATCAATTGAGAATGATTTAAAGCGAGTGATATTTCCTATCCAACTGAGTTATATTCAATCGAACTTCGTTTCGATAAATGTACTTATAAACTCGAACAACATTGATGAGGAGTTAAAGAAATACATTCCTCTGTTAAGTTACTTACTATTCGAAACAGATGTACAGGTGAATAATAGAAGTGTTAAATGTGAATTGTTTATGGAAGAGTTGATAAgaaatacaataaattatGACTGCAATTATGGTTTAGGAGGTaatgcaaaaaattttaaatctGGAAATTtaggaaatatattatgtatacaaaTAGTAGGGTTATTACAGAATTATGAAAAGTTATTtgatcttttatttttgtcagtttttaaaatgaatataacaTTAGAAAGACTAGAGTTGATACTAAAATCTGCTTATCAgaatttattacaaaaaaaaataaaacccAAAACGTTAGTTGTTAATTTAGAATATGCATTAAGGTATATGAAGAATAGTAACTCAGGTATAGTTTCCATAGGACAACAAGAATTAATTTTACAActaattgaaaataaaaagaatttggACGAATTATATAACAAGTTGAATACTTTAAAAACTCAGCTCTTTCATTTGAAAAACTTTGCTCTAGTTATCGATGggaatttttcaaaaataaaaaatattttcgcGTGGTATGATAAATGGTTCAGTATTCACAAGGAGGGCAGTTACACTGTAAACGACCCAATCGTGGACCTGTGCTTTGGTGAAGCAGAAACGAAGAGATTGGGTGAAATCAAAGGACTGGATGAACCGAAGGCAGAAGACAAAACATACGAAACAGATGAAACGAATGAAGCAGATAAATCAGATTGTCGTAACTCTTGCAATTATTTGGAAATTGCCACGAACTATGATGAGAATAACCCCCCCTGCGCTTCTCTATATGAAGAGACTTCCAACGTAAGCTCTGTCAATCACGTCAGTACAAGCACTGGGGAAGGAAGCAAAGATGACAAAGATTGCAACATTAGAAGCAATGAGGAcagaaaaattaacaatGATGGAGGTCAATGTAACGATGGAAACACAGGCAAGAACGAAGGAATCCTAGTAGGGGGAGTCTCTAAGCCGAAGGGGGAATGCAAATATGTTTGCTTGGGGCCGAGCGTTCACAGAAGCTTGAAGAAATACCTGGATGCAGAATTCGAAAAGGAAGACAAGAATTTCatgcataatataataaagaatgACGCATATAATGGAATAGTATGTGGCATAAAAAGTACGGATGTATCCTATTTGAAACTAACAGTTAAAGCACCTTCAGGATATGGTAACAAAGATTACTGTGCTTTGTTAATATTACgagaatttttttctatgaCAGAAGGACCGTTATACAGTAGTATAAGAGGTGGAGGCTTTGCATATGAGTGTGCATTAGAATTTAATTGTATTTTAGGTGAATTAAGTTTGCGTATATATAGGTCTAGTGATATTATATGTGCATTAAAAGAagcattaaaaatttttgagTATTATTGTACAAATGAAATGAAAGAAGATGAATTATCCATTGCTAAGTGTAGTGCATActatactatttttaataaccAAGAAACTGTATTAGATAGAGCTTCACAAACCATTTTTTTAAgtctaaaaaatttaagtttaAACTTTTATGAAAACTTATTAGCacaaattgaaaatattactaCAAAAAATCTTTTAGAAATATGCCAGAAGTACTTATCTCgtattgttaattttaaaatggatGAGCATAACGCATTGATAGGATCTACCTTATGTATTATCTGTTGTTCAGAAAAAACGGATGAAATTCAAAATTCGTTGAAAACAGATATCAAGTTTGGACAAATTTGTAATTTGAACGTTGGTCagctttttcattttttcaagCATTACGATTTGGTTTCGTGTCTTAAGGTCTCTTCATACAAAACTAATGGGGAAGATCCGGGTGAGAGCAGCGATGCGAATAGAGATACCCATGACGACGATCGTGGTAATGAGGATGGTGAAAGTGAAGATGGGGAAGACGTTACAGAAGATTCTTCAAGCAGTTGCAAATCCTCGATTTATTTGGACGATGACAGCTATCCCGGGTATTCAGACTATTAG
- the PmUG01_09027500 gene encoding heat shock protein 90, putative — translation MSLSKFARNTLQISKVCSIAEKKASNKITTQNGVRNVSSCINNVHNKWMNRRYVNGRVNSDRRKHFSTGESYEFKAETKKLLQIVAHSLYTDKEVFIRELISNSSDAIEKLRFTQNASIKIADSSVEEEKNIPFYIKISTDEKEKLFIIEDSGIGMTKQEVIDNLGTIAKSGSLNFLNSIKEKNIKKKNTLTESGEKEELSNTGDIIGQFGVGFYSSFVVSDEVEVFTRSYEENSVGYHWKSDGNGMFTLKEVDDIPRGTRIVCHLKDTCREFSNIQKVQQIVEKFSSFINFPVYIVKKKRIQGSSAEGIEAAESAESAEAAKVAKAVEVSESAEADAVEQVGLRTDSKGERMNTGADVAEQGPSEEEAKKRSATEGCRADDVMTEEILINNQKPLWCKENVSEEEHRNFFKFLNKKKGYDDNTSYIYKLMYKADAPMSIKSVFYIPEEAPSRLFQQNNEIEISLYCKKMLVKKNADNIIPKWLYFIKGVVDCEDMPLNISRENMQDSTLMNKLSRVVVTKILKNLEKEADHNEEKYLKFYKNFNYNLKEGILEDSTKNHYKGILMNLLRFYSINLNKYISLKEYMNSVIDGQKNIYYFSANDRDVALTSPYMEPFKKQNMDVLLLLEEIDEFVLMNLQSYNGAKFVSIDTSQNEDLDDVILNANKNINSSNSSNNNSGKQNEQSNFFTQEQKKELQKYFKDVLGSKCSEVKFSERLTVSPAVVTGFLSPTLRKVMKATMKNADFQDNMLHNLPATLELNPTHTIITSIYHLKNTNQEVAKLLVHQLYDNASIAAGILDDPRSLLTRLNELLLLTARYAYHYERKDSSEQVSPVDGEASDTKSSKVVGEGGANDDDVSGSGMSSSSSSGGINDGNMNSTDEVERKETQTSKL, via the coding sequence ATGAGTTTGTCGAAGTTTGCTAGAAATACTTTGCAAATTAGCAAAGTATGTTCCATAGCGGAAAAAAAAGCAAGCAATAAAATAACAACACAGAACGGAGTTCGAAATGTGAGTAGCTGTATTAataatgtacataataaatgGATGAATAGGAGATACGTGAACGGTCGAGTTAATAGTGATAGAAGAAAACATTTTAGTACAGGAGAAAGTTATGAGTTCAAAGCAGAAACAAAGAAATTGCTACAAATAGTAGCTCATTCGCTGTATACAGATAAAGAAGTATTTATAAGAGAGCTAATAAGCAATTCTTCTGATgcaatagaaaaattaagattTACTCAAAATGCATCCATAAAAATTGCAGATTCCTCAGTAGAAGAGGAAAAGAACATTCCGttctacataaaaatttctacggatgaaaaagaaaaattatttattattgaagACAGTGGAATCGGAATGACCAAGCAAGAAGTAATTGATAATTTGGGGACTATTGCAAAAAGTGgttctttaaattttttgaattcgataaaggagaaaaatataaaaaaaaaaaataccttaACAGAGTCAGGTGAAAAGGAAGAATTGTCAAATACAGGCGATATCATAGGGCAATTTGGAGTTGGATTTTATAGTTCTTTTGTTGTTTCAGATGAGGTGGAGGTTTTTACACGTTCGTATGAAGAAAATTCTGTGGGTTATCATTGGAAGTCAGATGGAAATGGAATGTTTACATTGAAAGAAGTAGATGACATACCCAGAGGAACAAGAATAGTTTGTCATCTGAAAGATACGTGCAGGGAATTTTCCAATATCCAGAAAGTTCAGCAGATAGTGGAAAAGTTCTCCTCCTTCATTAATTTTCCTGTTTACATAGTTAAGAAAAAGCGCATCCAGGGAAGCTCAGCAGAGGGGATAGAGGCAGCAGAATCAGCAGAATCAGCAGAAGCAGCAAAAGTAGCAAAAGCAGTCGAAGTATCCGAATCGGCCGAAGCAGATGCAGTGGAGCAGGTCGGCCTACGTACGGATTCCAAAGGGGAGAGAATGAACACCGGAGCTGATGTAGCAGAACAAGGCCCATCAGAAGAAGAGGCAAAGAAAAGGAGTGCAACTGAGGGTTGTAGAGCTGACGATGTAATGACGGAAGAAATTCTGATAAACAATCAAAAACCATTATGGTGTAAGGAGAACGTGTCGGAAGAAGAGCATCGAAacttctttaaatttttgaacAAGAAAAAAGGTTATGATGACAATactagttatatatataagcttATGTACAAAGCAGATGCACCTATGTCTATCAAGAGTGTTTTTTATATCCCTGAAGAAGCACCATCAAGACTATTTCagcaaaataatgaaatagaaatatCGTTATACTGCAAAAAAATGTTAGTGAAAAAGAACGCAGATAACATTATACCCAAGTggttatatttcattaaaggAGTAGTTGACTGTGAAGATATGCCATTAAATATAAGTAGAGAAAATATGCAAGATAGTACATTGATGAATAAGTTATCTCGAGTTGTTGTTACaaagattttaaaaaatttagaaaaggAAGCAGATCATAATGAAGAGaaatacttaaaattttataaaaattttaattataacttAAAAGAAGGTATTTTAGAAGATTCGACAAAGAATCATTATAAAGGCATTTTGATGAATTTGTTGAGATTCTATTCCATTAAtctaaacaaatatatatctttaaaagaatatatgaaCAGTGTGATAGATGGTCAGAAGaacatatattacttttCTGCAAATGATAGAGATGTAGCTTTAACGTCACCATATATGGAaccttttaaaaaacaaaacatggatgtactattactattagaAGAGATCGATGAATTCGTTTTAATGAATTTGCAATCATATAATGGGGCAAAGTTTGTTTCAATTGACACATCCCAGAATGAAGATCTAGATGATGTTATATTAAACGCtaataagaatattaatagtagtaatagcagcaataataatagtggaaaacaaaatgaacagTCCAATTTTTTTACACAAGAACAGAAGAaagaattacaaaaatattttaaagatgTACTAGGATCGAAATGTTCAGAAGTAAAATTTTCTGAACGCTTAACTGTATCACCTGCTGTTGTTACAGGATTTTTATCACCAACACTTAGGAAAGTTATGAAAGCAACTATGAAAAATGCAGATTTTCAAGATAATATGCTACATAACTTACCAGCAACCTTAGAACTGAATCCCACGCATACAATCATTACATccatttatcatttaaaaaatactaatCAGGAGGTAGCGAAATTGCTAGTGCACCAACTTTATGACAACGCATCTATTGCAGCAGGGATATTAGACGACCCTCGTTCGCTTCTAACCCGATTAAATGAATTGCTCTTACTTACGGCAAGGTATGCATATCACTATGAACGAAAGGATTCATCTGAGCAGGTTAGCCCGGTGGACGGGGAAGCATCAGATACTAAGTCAAGCAAAGTTGTAGGAGAAGGGGGTGCAAATGATGACGATGTGAGTGGTAGCGGCATGAGCAGTAGTTCAAGTAGCGGCGGCATAAACGACGGAAATATGAATTCGACTGACGAAGTGGAAAGGAAAGAAACGCAAACATCCAAACTGTAA
- the PmUG01_09027300 gene encoding conserved Plasmodium protein, unknown function — MACFKVPSKYVYPKDMCELIRELTNVIEKKKIEDVDRKKLWDITNNMYDQWVKVAESEKEKDKKDYFKLISFLTLLLSTNWFTEEQEEIEFIINEIYYNYIGVDESFPEDEITRAIENSLGAEVKKCIINKNALTVEFIKGDYGEGVFDGKLVLDINDGLFLHTQKEILQYTGKLPVDSYEIELAINSYNWKQYEQK; from the exons ATGGCATGTTTTAAGGTACCATCAAAGTATGTGTACCCAAAAGATATGTGTGAATTAATAAGAGAGTTAACAAAcgttatagaaaaaaaaaaaatagaagatgTCGACAGGAAGAAATTATGggatataacaaataatatgtatgATCAATGGGTAAAAGTAGCCGAatcagaaaaagaaaaagacaaaaaagattactttaaattaatttcctttttgacATTGCTTTTATCAACAAACTGGTTTACAGAAGAACAAGAAGAAAttgaatttataattaatgaaatttattataattacatagGAGTGGATGAGTCCTTCCCAGAGGACGAAATTACAAGAGCAATTGAAAATTCACTCGGTGCGGAAGTGAAAAAG TGCATAATTAATAAGAATGCCCTTACTGTGGAATTCATAAAAGGTGATTACGGAGAGGGGGTTTTTGATGGGAAACTTGTGCTAGACATAAATGATGGTTTATTTTTGCACAcacaaaaagaaattttacaatatacTGGTAAATTACCTGTCGATTCCTACGAAATAGAGCTAGCTATTAATTCGTACAATTGGAAACAATATgaacaaaagtaa
- the PmUG01_09027400 gene encoding AP-1 complex subunit sigma, putative yields the protein MIHFVLLISRQGKTRLAKWYIPLSQKEKAKIIRETSQITLNRTPKLCNFVEWREYKLVFKRYASLFFIACIDKNDNELITLEIIHHYVEILDKYFGNVCELDLIFNFHKAYYLLDEILVTGELQESSKKTILRVVSAQDSLMEDNKSSKKLGTII from the exons ATGATACATTTTGTGTTACTAATAAGCCGTCAAGGCAAAACAAGACTTGCAAAGTGGTATATACCCTTATCTCAAAAAGAGaaagcaaaaataatacGAGAAACATCTCAAATAACATTGAACAGAACTCCGAAGCTTTGCAATTTCGTAGAATGGAGAGAATATAAGCTGGTGTTCAAAAG GTACGCCAGCCTGTTCTTCATAGCGTGTATTGACAAAAATGACAACGAGTTAATCACCTTGGAAATAATACATCATTATGTTGAAATACTGGACAAATATTTTGGTAACGTGTGTGAGTTggatttaatttttaattttcataaagCATATTATTTGTTAGATGAAATTCTAGTAACTGGAGAGTTACAAGAGAGTAGCAAGAAAACCATTCTTCGAGTTGTTTCTGCACAGGATTCCTTAATGGAAGATAATAAAAGCAGTAAGAAGTTGGGGACAATAATATAG